The Streptomyces sp. R28 region TGACCTACCTGATGTTCGACCTGCACGCGCCCGGCGTCACCGTCCGCCCGATCGCCCGCCTCGACGGCAAGCCCGCCTTCGCCGAGCTGTTCCTGGACGAGGTGTTCGTGCCGGACGAGGACGTGATCGGCGAGCCGGGCCAGGGCTGGCGCATCGCGATGTCCACGGCGGGCAACGAGCGAGGCCTGATGCTCCGCTCCCCCGGCCGTTTCCTCGCGAGCGCCGACCGGCTTCATGGCCTCTGGCAAGCGCAAGGCAGCCCGCAGAGCACGAAGAACCGTGTGGCCGACGCCCTGATCGGCGCCCGCGCCTACCAGCTCTTCACCTTCGCCGCCGCCTCCCGCTTCCTGGACGGCGAGTCGATCGGCCCGGAGTCCAGCCTGAACAAGGTCTTCTGGTCGGAGTACGACATCGCACTGCACGAGACGGCCCTCGATCTGCTGGGCGCCGAGGGCGAGTTGACCGACACCGACTGGTCCGAGCGCTACGTCTTCTCCCTCGCCGGCCCCGTCTACGCCGGGACGAACGAGATCCAGCGCGACATCATCGCCGAGCGACTGCTCGGCCTGCCGAAGGGGCGACGCTGATGTCAGAGGAAACTCCGCCACCGCCGAACGGACCTCGCTGATGCGGTTCCTCCTCGACGCCGAGCAGCGGGCGTTCGCCGAGTCGCTGGACGCGATGCTGACGGCTGCGGACACGCCGTCGGTCGTACGGGACTGGAGCCGGGGTGAGCATGCCGGTGGCCGAGCGCTGTGGTCCCGTATCGCCGAGGCCGGCGTATTCGCGCTGGCTGTTCCGGAGACATACGAGGGGCTGGGCCACCGGCCCGTCGAACTCGCCCTCACATTCGTTGAGTTGGGACGCCATGCGGTACCGGGACCGTTGGTGGAGACGGTCACGGCAGCGACCCTGCTCGCCGACCTACCGGACCCCGGCCCGGCCAAGCGGCTCCTGCCGGCGCTGGCGACGGGCGAGGCGGTGGCGACGCTGGCGTGGACAGCGCCGTACGCCTTGGACGGCGACGTGGCCACCAGACGCCTCGCGCTCACCGCACAAGGCCTGCACCTCTCCCCCGGCCACGGTCCCG contains the following coding sequences:
- a CDS encoding acyl-CoA dehydrogenase family protein, with product MDLTHSAAEEAFRAEARAWLRAHVPPDPLPSLETEEGFAAHRAWEAELAADRWSVVNWPTAYGGRDASLVRWLLFEEEYYAAGAPGRVNQNGISLLAPTLFDHGTQEQRARVLPPMATGEVVWAQAWSEPEAGSDLASLRSRAVRTADGWLLSGQKTWSSRAAFADRAFGLFRSDPDAPKPHQGLTYLMFDLHAPGVTVRPIARLDGKPAFAELFLDEVFVPDEDVIGEPGQGWRIAMSTAGNERGLMLRSPGRFLASADRLHGLWQAQGSPQSTKNRVADALIGARAYQLFTFAAASRFLDGESIGPESSLNKVFWSEYDIALHETALDLLGAEGELTDTDWSERYVFSLAGPVYAGTNEIQRDIIAERLLGLPKGRR